The Cydia amplana chromosome 11, ilCydAmpl1.1, whole genome shotgun sequence genome includes a region encoding these proteins:
- the LOC134652156 gene encoding cleavage and polyadenylation specificity factor subunit 4, whose amino-acid sequence MEVLVANVDHIKFDIDFALDEQYGALPLPFPGMDKSTAAVCEFYSQPNGCTNGPQCPYRHVRGDRTVVCKHWLRGLCKKGDQCEFLHEYDMSKMPECYFYARFNACHNKECPFLHIDPESKIKDCPWYDRGFCRHGPHCRHRHVRRVLCTNYLAGLCPDGPSCKYMHPRFELPAPPEQTKDAKRLPVCHYCSEVGHKASSCNKIPAEQREAAQRQEEARYRALGYIKPANENENSENPRMQRMMHKPLEEVTCFKCGTKGHYANRCPKGHLAFLSSQNQNPQNQNQWLRDKQQQQQQQQ is encoded by the exons ATGGAGGTCCTAGTCGCTAACGTAGATCATATCAAATTCGACATAGATTTTGCATTAGACGAGCAATATGGAGCTTTACCGTTGCCGTTTCCCGGAATGGATA AGTCCACGGCAGCAGTATGCGAATTTTACAGTCAACCCAATGGATGTACAAATGGACCTCAGTGTCCTTACAGACACGTCCGCGGCGACCGCACGGTGGTTTGCAAGCATTGGCTGCGCGGTCTGTGCAAGAAGGGCGACCAGTGCGAGTTCCTTCACGAGTATGATATGTCAAAAATGCCGGAGTGCTACTTCTACGCCCGTTTCAATGCGTGTCACAATAAGGAGTGCCCGTTTCTTCATATAGACCCGGAGAGCAAGATCAAAGACTGTCCCTG GTACGACCGCGGTTTCTGCCGGCACGGGCCGCATTGCCGCCACCGTCACGTTCGCCGCGTGCTCTGCACCAACTACTTGGCTGGACTGTGCCCTGATGGGCCCTCCTGCAAGTACATGCACCCGCGATTTGAGTTGCCTGCTCCGCCCGAACAAACTAAGGATGCCAAGCGGTTGCCTGTTTGTCACTACTGTTCTGAAGTCGGACATAAGGCGTCGTCGTGTAATAAGATACCAGCAGAG CAACGCGAAGCAGCCCAACGCCAAGAAGAGGCCCGGTACCGAGCGCTCGGCTACATCAAGCCAGCCAACGAGAACGAGAACTCCGAGAACCCCCGCATGCAGCGCATGATGCACAAGCCTCTTGAGGAAGTCACCTGCTTCAAGTGCGGCACGAAGGGACATTATGCCAACCGGTGCCCGAAGGGGCATCTCGCTTTCCTGTCGAGTCAGAATCAAAATCCGCAGAACCAAAACCAGTGGCTTAGGGACAAACAACAGCAACAGCAGCAACAGCAGTGA
- the LOC134652377 gene encoding ribosomal RNA-processing protein 7 homolog A: protein MKLENENMKSSKRPLIFKALELKVTEDSESPHTIYIKEHAVRDHTEDRPQGRTLFVVNIPPYIDENGIKNAFRDAGTVKSVTLLQKPGPSETKTIDKFLPVTQKAIFKVGYIVFAKVAHLDKALALTELAPVISDEYQIKCGMKKWVAEYNNSVLLAKELKEKVEAFMIKHDEKTKQAEDKEKKLEEEDDDGWITVTKKGKVQSFARSEKVESKVMAKEEKNKKRKELKNFYTFQIRESKMKHVVALRQKFEEDKKKIAQIKQSRRFKPF from the exons atgaaacttgaaaaCGAAAACATGAAGTCTAGTAAACGTCCACTTATTTTCAAAG CTTTAGAATTAAAAGTTACGGAGGATTCAGAGTCTCCCCACACAATCTATATCAAAGAGCATGCGGTAAGGGATCACACAGAGGACAGACCTCAAGGCAGAACTTTATTCGTTGTCAACATCCCCCCATATATTGACGAAAATGGAATCAAAAACGCATTTCGAGACGCTGGCACTGTGAAATCTGTGACTCTTCTACAAAAGCCGGGTCCTTCAGAAACAAAAACTATAGACAAATTCCTTCCAGTGACCCAGAAAGCTATATTCAAAGTGGGCTATATAGTTTTTGCTAAAGTAGCACATTTAGATAAAGCTCTAGCTCTTACGGAACTCGCCCCTGTTATCTCTGACGAATATCAGATCAAATGTGGTATGAAAAAGTGGGTAGCAGAGTACAACAACTCTGTACTGCTTGCTAAAGAGCTGAAGGAAAAAGTAGAAGCATTCATGATAAAACATGATGAGAAAACTAAACAAGCCGAGGATAAAGAAAAGAAATTAGAGGAAGAGGATGATGATGGCTGGATCACGGTCACTAAGAAGGGAAAAGTACAGAGCTTCGCTCGCTCCGAGAAAGTTGAGAGCAAAGTCATGGCTAAAGAagagaaaaataaaaagcggAAAGAATTGAAGAACTTCTACACCTTCCAGATTAGAGAGTCGAAAATGAAGCATGTGGTAGCTTTGCGACAGAAGTTTGAAGAGGACAAGAAGAAAATAGCTCAGATTAAACAGAGTCGTAGGTTTAAGCCTTTCTGA
- the LOC134652378 gene encoding integrator complex subunit 15, translated as MSLSDLKHSLRKYEFPQCAKEALLRIEQLLAGRAAPSSKQVDVAMEIISEFIFCESTRRGERRGLNPLQELQLIDVICEYLSSCTNETTKNTIFLSLFGGGDTQKRLKILSILASMAVSASSTPVLLAVGVWLQQMGCSSPPSLQLVENIIRDHFYLNTFNQTALKSLASSAPQFVANFITAVTELYMQEVNGVRKLPPKNLLEVITSWVYSNPTLCLSAQNNPPQLPPGSIPMAAVTPLAGLVHWCTLAPLYIDSDSEIVEVSPPKKIKLEGENLSLIKPVPAKVLTESELYIKLHLGVLHSLRGRRGATGAVHAAALAAAAPALQAHQAGVARPQSDAKLQDCLDRLGQAVQVALSSGCVYGNINHLLATLDSLPENRLLRIVVQAHRSLC; from the exons ATGTCTTTGTCGGATCTAAAGCATTCATTACGGAAATATGAATTCCCTCAATGTGCGAAGGAAGCTCTTTTAAGAATAG AGCAACTGCTGGCCGGTCGAGCGGCCCCCAGCAGCAAGCAAGTAGACGTAGCTATGGAAATAATTTCCGAGTTCATATTCTGCGAGTCTACGCGTCGCGGGGAGCGGAGGGGTTTGAACCCTCTTCAAGAGCTACAGCTTATTGATGTGATCTGCGAGTACTTATCGAGCTGTACGAATGAGACGACAAAGAACACAATATTCTTGTCCCTGTTTGGAGGTGGTGATACTCAGAAGAGACTGAAAATATTAAGTATACTTGCTAGTATGGCTGTGTCCGCTTCCAGCACACCA GTACTACTAGCAGTAGGTGTGTGGCTACAACAAATGGGCTGTTCATCCCCACCATCCCTGCAACTAGTAGAAAACATCATAAGAGACCACTTTTACTTGAACACATTTAACCAAACAGCTCTCAAGAGTTTAGCCTCCAGTGCCCCTCAATTTGTAGCCAATTTCATCACAGCCGTCACAGAATTGTACATGCAAGAGGTGAATGGTGTGAGGAAACTCCCGCCTAAGAACTTACTGGAAGTGATCACGTCTTGG GTGTACTCCAATCCAACCCTATGCCTGTCCGCACAGAATAACCCTCCGCAGCTGCCGCCCGGCTCCATCCCAATGGCGGCCGTGACACCTCTAGCTGGACTCGTGCATTGGTGTACACTAGCACCACTCTATATAGACTCTG acTCTGAAATAGTCGAGGTGTCACCGCCGAAAAAGATCAAGTTAGAGGGAGAAAACCTGTCACTGATCAAACCCGTACCTGCTAAAGTGTTGACGGAGTCTGAGCTTTATATAAAGTTACATTTAG GAGTGCTCCACAGcctgcgcgggcggcgcggggcgACGGGCGCGGTGCACGCGGCGGCGCTGGCGGCGGCCGCGCCCGCGCTGCAGGCGCACCAGGCCGGCGTGGCGCGCCCACAGAGCGACGCCAAGCTacag GACTGCCTAGACCGCCTAGGCCAAGCCGTGCAAGTAGCGCTTTCATCCGGCTGCGTGTATGGCAACATCAATCACCTGCTGGCAACCCTGGATTCCCTGCCCGAGAACAGGTTGCTGCGAATTGTGGTGCAAGCGCATCGCTCGCTTTGCTGA